One [Clostridium] saccharolyticum WM1 DNA segment encodes these proteins:
- a CDS encoding response regulator, producing MTKNIALCGIEKELVSTPERWGEYRLLRFCDEPERRGDVKLAYFLRDGPPVSLAVVGYPGAKGLAACDYLRTQSRELPILWLCSRREFEAEAKRIGVAFYDTDSLTTSLLDTKLPIDISKVTAKTGACRSAKMKNISKENTALKRKAKRVEDIMKIKQMAERLNRFSVRQKAKRIVALTLAMLMVNPVTGYGVTAHAQEGETITAFAKLSSEITTQQLAVGAKKSDIYLPETLNVTIGVSSVKTKENAAETPQTEENLTEEVKADESPADASTVWDNSAEESQAGANSPENNTATDSKATVVMDSGEVPLAANTDGFAISAVSGDVDTEPAEAVQITAEERTLMGITWEINTQRSGSDIFNSAHAGAVFFYEPVLPQGYVLADGVSLPQIQVQIEQNNQWAFSQNQTLDGIKITVKAEKGVFPEGAFLHAKKVNNTEDKEKIQSAISEEVKAENSAKTVTKLVSFDITITDAEGNELQPDTSKGEVKVSFAQLPMVTEAATSTQELKVFHMDDTLSTATKLDTTVNEETKSVEATAEHFSLYTVAMLTATAETGEASVTDSADTVTYYDTIEEAILVAQSKVNSTVKLLKDAGTESPIQITTGSFILDLNGKTMTYTDASGRGTTAIEMKSGAKLSVKDSVGNGGITAANARNSITAGSGCTLTLYAGSYTGIDTMPELVSSALAEGVDFENLDNTDEWISRATIALLNMQHVGNVRVGKMPAAVEVSEQGGGVHYYDTITEAISGAISLPESTLKLNKDISLNSELRITGGTFNFDLNGHTLTFTGSGNVMLQQGASITFKDSVGTGKISNSSIWATIYIQGDANAKLQGGTYENAKSGGEGINVLGDRNIGDLLVEGYIYRNLSDNAYISDTSSYKIGSVKVVPAPLKITNQPQDKTVQFDYTELPTFTVGFSKTVTENPTFKWYSVGTGTGGADEAMDGEETAVLAVEAGKSAGQYKYFCG from the coding sequence ATGACAAAAAACATTGCGCTGTGCGGAATAGAGAAAGAACTTGTCAGTACACCGGAACGGTGGGGAGAATACCGTCTCTTACGCTTTTGTGACGAACCGGAACGGCGAGGTGATGTAAAGCTGGCGTACTTTCTGCGGGACGGTCCACCTGTGTCATTGGCTGTCGTGGGCTATCCCGGAGCAAAAGGACTTGCCGCCTGTGATTATCTGCGAACACAAAGCCGCGAACTGCCTATCCTTTGGCTGTGCAGCCGCAGAGAGTTTGAGGCGGAAGCAAAACGGATTGGCGTTGCCTTTTACGACACCGATTCACTCACCACAAGTCTACTTGATACAAAATTACCGATTGACATTTCCAAGGTGACCGCGAAAACAGGTGCTTGTCGTAGTGCAAAGATGAAAAATATCAGTAAGGAAAATACAGCCTTAAAAAGAAAGGCAAAGAGAGTGGAGGATATTATGAAAATAAAACAAATGGCAGAAAGGCTAAACCGCTTTTCAGTCAGACAAAAAGCAAAACGAATCGTAGCGCTGACGTTAGCTATGCTGATGGTGAACCCGGTCACAGGCTATGGTGTTACTGCCCATGCACAGGAAGGGGAAACCATTACCGCTTTCGCAAAGTTGTCCAGCGAAATTACTACACAGCAGCTTGCAGTGGGTGCAAAAAAATCGGATATTTATCTGCCGGAAACGCTTAATGTTACCATAGGTGTTTCTTCTGTTAAAACCAAAGAAAATGCTGCGGAAACACCGCAGACCGAGGAAAACCTCACCGAAGAAGTAAAAGCTGACGAGTCCCCTGCTGATGCTTCTACTGTTTGGGATAATTCTGCAGAAGAATCACAGGCAGGCGCAAACAGCCCAGAGAATAACACCGCTACGGACAGTAAAGCTACCGTGGTAATGGACAGCGGCGAAGTTCCTTTAGCCGCAAACACCGATGGCTTTGCCATCAGCGCAGTTTCAGGGGATGTGGATACTGAACCAGCGGAAGCCGTACAAATCACCGCAGAAGAACGGACGCTGATGGGCATCACATGGGAAATTAACACACAGCGCAGTGGCTCGGATATCTTTAATTCCGCTCATGCTGGTGCGGTATTTTTCTATGAGCCGGTTTTACCTCAGGGCTATGTGCTTGCAGATGGCGTGAGCCTGCCACAGATTCAGGTGCAAATTGAGCAAAACAATCAGTGGGCGTTTAGTCAGAACCAGACCCTAGACGGAATCAAAATCACGGTCAAGGCCGAAAAGGGTGTCTTCCCGGAGGGAGCCTTTCTTCATGCCAAGAAAGTAAACAATACAGAGGACAAAGAGAAAATCCAAAGTGCGATCAGTGAAGAAGTCAAAGCGGAGAATTCTGCTAAAACCGTAACGAAACTGGTTTCTTTCGACATCACCATCACGGATGCGGAGGGCAACGAGCTTCAGCCCGATACCAGTAAGGGCGAGGTAAAGGTCTCCTTTGCACAGCTACCTATGGTGACGGAGGCTGCCACATCCACGCAGGAGCTGAAGGTCTTTCATATGGATGATACCTTAAGCACAGCAACGAAGTTGGATACCACTGTGAATGAAGAGACAAAATCAGTAGAAGCAACAGCAGAGCATTTTTCTCTGTATACGGTGGCAATGCTGACCGCCACGGCGGAGACTGGAGAAGCCAGCGTGACCGATTCAGCAGATACAGTCACCTATTATGACACAATTGAAGAAGCGATTCTTGTGGCACAAAGCAAGGTGAATAGCACCGTCAAGCTTCTCAAAGATGCAGGAACCGAAAGCCCTATACAAATCACCACGGGAAGCTTCATTTTAGACTTAAACGGCAAAACCATGACCTATACCGATGCTTCCGGCAGGGGTACAACAGCGATAGAGATGAAAAGCGGAGCTAAGCTCAGCGTAAAAGACAGCGTGGGAAACGGAGGCATTACAGCAGCAAATGCGAGAAACTCCATCACAGCAGGCAGCGGCTGCACGCTTACGCTTTATGCCGGTAGCTATACAGGGATTGACACCATGCCGGAACTTGTTTCATCGGCACTGGCAGAGGGAGTGGATTTTGAAAACCTTGACAATACCGACGAATGGATTAGCAGAGCGACGATTGCCTTACTTAATATGCAACATGTCGGAAATGTGCGTGTAGGCAAAATGCCAGCCGCAGTCGAGGTATCCGAGCAGGGCGGTGGTGTGCATTACTATGATACCATTACCGAGGCTATATCGGGAGCAATCAGCCTTCCCGAAAGTACGCTGAAGCTGAACAAGGATATCTCGCTGAATAGTGAGTTACGGATTACAGGCGGAACATTCAATTTTGATTTAAACGGTCATACTTTGACCTTCACAGGTAGTGGTAATGTAATGCTGCAGCAAGGTGCAAGCATTACATTTAAGGACAGTGTAGGAACAGGAAAAATCAGCAATTCTTCTATTTGGGCGACTATATATATTCAAGGTGATGCAAATGCAAAGCTACAAGGCGGCACTTATGAAAACGCAAAGAGCGGCGGAGAAGGCATTAATGTTCTTGGAGACAGGAATATAGGAGATTTGCTGGTAGAGGGATATATTTACAGAAATTTAAGCGACAATGCCTATATCAGCGATACAAGCTCATACAAAATCGGCAGCGTCAAGGTAGTCCCTGCTCCTTTGAAAATTACCAATCAGCCGCAGGATAAGACGGTGCAATTTGATTATACCGAGCTTCCGACATTTACAGTAGGCTTTAGCAAGACAGTTACAGAAAATCCTACTTTCAAATGGTACTCTGTGGGTACAGGCACAGGCGGAGCGGACGAAGCCATGGATGGAGAAGAAACGGCTGTACTTGCTGTGGAAGCAGGAAAATCGGCAGGACAATATAAATATTTTTGTGGCTGA
- a CDS encoding IS30 family transposase, with the protein MSKYIPGNQKHLTLKDRVFIENSLNQNHTFKDIAKYLCKDPTTISKEVKARRSSDWYHKGTFYNTKNFCIYRFSCRKVNVCKKILVCGIKCASCPTCNQTCRDFVKERCSRLDKAPYVCNGCDKKISHCTIAHKYTYNARFADRKYHELLTNSRNGICMTKHELHQKDMIVTPLIEQGQSPYQISINHPELDMSVRTIYTYIDKGLFSARNVDLKRKPKFKPRKCHKTQITDRSVFVNRTYLDFQSLDLEYFAEMDTVHSSRESKKTLLTFYFTKEKLFLAFLMNRCTKGAVRLVFDQLEKRLGTYEFVSLFQYVLTDRGSEFGDPIGLETGINEIQRCNLYYCDPMRSGQKGGVENVHTMLRMVLPKGTSFEFLTQWDVNLIVNHINSTPRESLGGETPYNLALESFGEDTLKGLQLRRIVPDEVNLTPKLIRYNR; encoded by the coding sequence ATGAGTAAATATATTCCTGGTAACCAGAAGCATCTCACTCTGAAGGATCGTGTTTTTATTGAAAACTCTTTAAATCAAAATCATACTTTTAAAGATATTGCAAAATACCTGTGCAAAGATCCAACCACCATCTCTAAGGAAGTGAAGGCCAGGCGTTCCTCTGACTGGTATCATAAAGGCACCTTTTACAATACCAAGAACTTCTGCATTTACAGGTTTAGCTGTCGAAAAGTAAATGTCTGCAAAAAGATTCTTGTCTGCGGGATCAAATGTGCTTCCTGTCCGACCTGTAATCAAACCTGCCGGGATTTTGTGAAGGAACGCTGCTCCCGACTGGATAAAGCTCCCTACGTTTGCAATGGCTGCGACAAAAAGATCTCTCACTGCACCATTGCTCACAAATACACATACAATGCACGGTTTGCTGACCGCAAATATCATGAGTTACTCACCAATTCCAGAAACGGTATCTGCATGACAAAGCACGAACTGCATCAAAAAGATATGATTGTTACTCCTCTAATTGAGCAGGGGCAGTCTCCCTATCAGATCTCCATAAATCATCCGGAACTGGATATGTCTGTCCGCACAATCTATACCTACATTGACAAGGGTCTGTTTTCCGCCAGAAATGTAGATTTAAAGCGTAAACCTAAGTTCAAACCGCGAAAATGCCACAAGACACAGATTACGGATCGCTCTGTTTTTGTCAACAGAACCTATCTTGATTTTCAGTCTTTGGATCTTGAATACTTTGCAGAAATGGACACGGTTCATTCTTCCCGTGAATCTAAAAAGACTCTGCTGACGTTCTACTTTACAAAGGAAAAACTTTTTCTTGCATTCCTGATGAACCGATGTACCAAAGGCGCCGTACGACTTGTATTTGATCAGCTTGAGAAACGACTGGGAACCTATGAATTCGTTTCCTTATTCCAATACGTATTAACTGACCGTGGCTCCGAATTTGGCGATCCTATAGGCCTGGAGACTGGGATCAATGAAATTCAGCGCTGTAATCTTTACTACTGTGATCCAATGCGTAGCGGTCAGAAGGGGGGCGTTGAAAATGTTCATACCATGCTTCGCATGGTGCTTCCAAAAGGAACCAGCTTTGAATTTCTAACTCAATGGGACGTGAATCTGATTGTTAATCATATCAATTCCACACCACGGGAGAGTCTGGGTGGTGAAACGCCATATAATCTGGCTCTAGAATCATTTGGCGAAGACACCTTAAAAGGACTTCAGCTTAGGCGCATTGTCCCTGACGAGGTCAATCTGACACCTAAGCTGATTCGCTACAACCGTTAA
- a CDS encoding S-layer homology domain-containing protein produces MRTKTVSLYVVDGSGAAQLHEAGGEVTAYPSIETAVEAAKTKAGSTVKLMGDVNTAEAIELTSGEFTIDLNGRTWTAAKKALFLKSGANITLKDSADGGILQCSEYGLIWVDATSYTVPVVLNIESGKYICHNTGMGNVIYSSNELDIPNSIVQINISGGEFSLDKPISSYGTYFENATVNISGGKFLASSYFNKVNAQLSGGEFGGSIRNADGTVAALLKAGYGYRTVDTITPDNGKWVNQIEGAQSHVNDLAHQFLTYKTRVEKLPLEIKREPQNPANAVYGYAAAPEVSMFADRTLAAPIGSTVMYRLWKVKSGAETVDTPMGDANFSTSKTLPKGFSAGENKFYIAAQCDGAILRSKVFTFTVEKALPTVELNVFTKNSEPFEYGKEVFLEATVTGVNGEMPDGTVTFKKGSDTLETANYDFGTEKYTLSSGKIFDAGNHSFTAVYTPSENDPGKNYLTATSAAVSKTIAKANLTDFAITEVTGKKYGDAVFKLQATAAGAPVDASFSVPADNKVLSIIGDTAAIIGAGTVRVTAVKAADNNFNEATATLDIAIGKATPTVTINEVSYYIYNGKPVTNPTAEQVTVTGADYADVEFLYSTVMSGPYTAQAPKDAGINYYVKARILETENTKAYYSQPKTFSIKEKGISIAGGTAASKKYDGGADAIVTDLIFSGLQNGETLELGRDYLVGSPAYDNANVGTEKTVSGTASLILNEKTKNYNLISGNYIIRNGVITRGDGPDAPTGGIVDDERNIFIFDSVVGTTYEYKIGSENWTNIFATGTETVITVGNKALAIGELQVRIKETANYQAGEVLSNKTAFTASLEGSVDITGTTVYGETLTAEVEGQQANAVLIYKWKANGEEIQNGSQNTLTISGSLVGKIINVEITAANYSGKLISTTTPSVRKKQVTATAGSITKVYDGNKWVNIPLSITKVNASDDITVVAEGIYNSADAGTGKTVSISGATVTGDAKDWYEIALPKGLTGTITPKSMPSATVTVNGSYIYTGSAIVPTDENVVVKDGTTTLTKGTDYSFTASNNINVGTASVEVTLKGNYSGNASGSFTIAPKAVTPTIEAIGNRTFTGTQLTPNVTVENDGTTLIKDTDYTVSYGANTNVGTGSVTVSLKGNYSGTATANFAITKAASPTVSAPDNIAMVKGQERAYTFDLSTLTMPQNAGVKTYVVASPSNADLFAVNPTVDGSMLKFTSKSVSTAGGTATVAVTIKSDNYRDVAVTLTFEIVDKVPVSISGIAAASKTYNGTPAVYTGTPIAKDGEHKVTVSGYNYTWSKADGTPLLEAPKSVGNYKLSVSVKADDPNYIGSINVPFEIVKANLIIKADDKHILIGGAKPDYTATVTGLVNGETISGISFTDNAPNTNTKGSFTITPSNGTITGGGNGNYNITYETGTLTIGIDVSVIDSAIAAANTAKSGVSVDDRAANQVSSGTRFVTTAEMNALTAAIQTATEAKVMVNTAGEAQAAAKTLEDAVVSFKAAIKTGSYTAPSSGGGSSGGSTSSGGGTTTTPAPVATPEKMPNQPVTATAPVTATAGTNGAASASIPDKAVTDAISKAQADATSQGKTANGISVELNVTMPKGTASLTATLTRSSLDSLVSAGVSSLEIGCSLVQVSFDKKALAEIQKQSSGNISIAIAPKTNLSDAAKKIIGTRPVYDITVGYGSGKTVSSFGGGIATVSIPYTLGKNEAVGGLYAVYVDAKGNANRIAGSAYDANSGCVIFTTTHFSQYGIGYTAPTAKFTDTSTHWAKESIDYVVGRGLMSGSSETAFTPNSAMTRGMLVTALGRLAGVDTKAYTKNSFTDVKADSAYRPYIEWAYSKGIIQGIGNSQFAPDRAITREEIAVIFANYAKATGYTLPITREASIYADASGIGSAYKDAVKAMQQAGIMMGGSDNKFNPKGNATRAEVSSMLGRYIKLTINPATAQGWAQNDAGQYLYYKDGKALTGTQTIDGVKYFFSTDGTLKTGWVKDGDNWRFYSGKTMLVGFWDLGANGNNKTYYFTKDGLMVSGKWLEIDGKCYYFYTDGSLARSTKIDGYEVDEKGVRKAK; encoded by the coding sequence GTGCGTACCAAAACGGTATCTCTTTATGTTGTGGACGGCAGCGGTGCGGCACAGCTTCATGAAGCGGGCGGAGAGGTTACAGCGTATCCGAGCATAGAAACCGCAGTCGAAGCTGCAAAGACAAAGGCAGGCTCTACCGTAAAACTGATGGGAGATGTAAATACAGCGGAAGCCATCGAGCTTACCTCAGGCGAGTTTACCATTGACCTAAACGGACGTACATGGACGGCGGCGAAAAAGGCACTTTTTCTAAAGTCCGGTGCGAACATTACGCTAAAGGACAGCGCAGATGGCGGGATACTCCAATGTTCTGAATATGGTCTTATTTGGGTAGACGCAACATCATATACAGTACCTGTAGTGCTTAATATCGAAAGCGGCAAGTATATATGCCACAATACAGGCATGGGAAATGTTATATATAGCAGTAATGAATTGGATATCCCGAACAGTATAGTACAGATAAATATATCGGGCGGAGAGTTTTCACTTGATAAACCTATCAGTTCGTATGGGACATATTTTGAAAATGCAACCGTAAATATAAGCGGCGGTAAATTTTTAGCTTCCAGCTACTTTAATAAAGTAAATGCTCAGCTTTCCGGCGGGGAGTTCGGCGGCTCTATCAGAAATGCAGACGGCACTGTTGCTGCATTGTTAAAGGCAGGCTACGGCTATAGAACCGTAGATACTATAACCCCTGATAACGGCAAGTGGGTCAACCAAATCGAGGGAGCACAAAGCCATGTAAATGACTTGGCTCATCAGTTTCTAACCTATAAGACAAGAGTGGAAAAGCTTCCTCTGGAAATCAAAAGAGAGCCTCAAAATCCTGCAAATGCGGTCTATGGCTACGCAGCTGCTCCTGAGGTAAGTATGTTTGCGGATAGGACGTTAGCTGCACCTATCGGCTCTACTGTAATGTACAGACTGTGGAAAGTAAAAAGCGGAGCTGAAACCGTGGACACACCTATGGGCGATGCGAATTTTTCAACCTCTAAAACACTTCCTAAGGGATTTTCCGCAGGAGAGAACAAATTTTATATAGCAGCCCAGTGCGACGGAGCGATTTTAAGGAGCAAGGTCTTTACCTTTACCGTGGAAAAAGCTCTTCCGACAGTGGAACTTAATGTATTTACCAAGAACAGCGAGCCTTTTGAATACGGCAAGGAAGTATTTTTGGAAGCGACTGTAACTGGCGTAAATGGCGAAATGCCTGACGGAACGGTTACCTTTAAAAAGGGAAGCGACACACTTGAAACGGCGAACTATGATTTTGGCACAGAGAAATACACCTTATCAAGCGGCAAGATATTTGATGCGGGAAATCACAGCTTTACCGCTGTCTATACGCCGAGCGAAAACGACCCCGGCAAAAATTATCTCACCGCCACATCTGCGGCAGTGAGCAAGACCATTGCCAAGGCGAATTTGACGGACTTTGCCATCACAGAAGTTACAGGCAAAAAATATGGGGACGCAGTTTTCAAATTACAGGCGACCGCCGCAGGCGCTCCGGTTGATGCAAGCTTTTCAGTGCCTGCGGACAACAAGGTGCTTTCTATAATCGGAGATACGGCAGCCATTATCGGTGCAGGAACTGTACGGGTAACAGCTGTAAAAGCGGCGGATAATAACTTTAACGAAGCGACAGCTACACTGGATATTGCTATCGGCAAGGCGACGCCTACGGTTACCATCAACGAGGTTTCATATTATATATATAACGGCAAACCAGTTACAAATCCTACAGCGGAGCAGGTAACGGTTACGGGCGCCGACTATGCGGATGTCGAGTTTTTATATAGCACAGTTATGTCAGGTCCATATACCGCACAAGCGCCGAAGGATGCGGGCATTAATTATTATGTAAAAGCAAGAATCTTAGAAACTGAAAATACAAAAGCATATTACAGTCAACCGAAAACATTCAGTATCAAAGAGAAAGGAATCAGCATTGCAGGCGGCACTGCGGCATCAAAGAAATATGACGGCGGAGCTGACGCCATAGTGACAGACCTTATCTTTAGCGGACTGCAAAACGGTGAAACCCTTGAACTTGGCAGGGATTACTTAGTAGGTTCCCCTGCCTATGACAATGCAAATGTGGGCACGGAAAAAACTGTCAGTGGAACTGCATCGCTTATATTAAATGAAAAAACTAAAAACTACAATCTCATTTCGGGTAATTACATTATCAGAAACGGCGTGATTACTCGTGGGGACGGACCGGATGCGCCGACAGGCGGAATTGTAGATGATGAAAGAAATATTTTTATCTTTGACAGCGTAGTCGGCACGACTTATGAATACAAAATCGGTTCGGAAAATTGGACGAATATTTTCGCAACCGGCACAGAAACAGTTATTACAGTCGGAAATAAGGCTCTTGCAATAGGCGAGCTTCAGGTTCGCATTAAAGAAACGGCAAATTATCAGGCAGGCGAAGTTTTATCGAATAAAACCGCCTTTACCGCAAGCTTAGAGGGAAGCGTGGACATCACAGGAACAACGGTTTACGGTGAAACCCTTACGGCAGAGGTTGAAGGACAGCAGGCAAATGCAGTGCTTATCTATAAGTGGAAGGCAAACGGAGAAGAAATACAAAACGGCAGTCAAAATACGCTTACTATCTCCGGCTCTTTGGTAGGCAAAATCATCAATGTGGAGATAACGGCTGCAAATTACAGCGGTAAGCTGATAAGCACAACCACTCCGTCTGTTAGGAAAAAACAGGTTACGGCAACAGCAGGCAGTATCACAAAGGTTTATGACGGAAATAAGTGGGTCAATATTCCTCTTTCCATCACTAAGGTAAATGCGAGTGATGATATCACCGTAGTGGCGGAGGGAATCTATAACAGTGCGGATGCAGGAACAGGCAAAACCGTTAGCATAAGCGGAGCAACTGTTACGGGAGATGCGAAGGACTGGTACGAGATTGCTCTGCCGAAAGGCTTGACCGGAACGATTACCCCGAAGAGTATGCCATCAGCTACTGTTACCGTAAACGGCAGCTATATCTATACCGGCAGTGCGATTGTTCCGACAGATGAGAATGTAGTGGTAAAGGACGGAACAACCACTCTCACAAAAGGTACAGATTACAGCTTTACCGCAAGTAATAACATTAACGTAGGAACGGCAAGTGTAGAGGTTACCTTAAAGGGTAATTACAGCGGTAATGCAAGCGGAAGTTTTACCATTGCACCTAAAGCAGTTACACCAACCATTGAAGCCATAGGAAACAGAACGTTTACAGGAACACAGCTTACTCCGAATGTTACCGTAGAGAATGACGGCACAACGCTCATCAAGGATACTGACTATACCGTGAGCTATGGTGCAAATACCAATGTGGGAACAGGCAGCGTTACTGTAAGCCTAAAGGGTAATTACAGCGGAACAGCTACGGCGAATTTCGCCATAACCAAGGCGGCGTCACCAACGGTGTCGGCTCCGGACAATATCGCCATGGTAAAAGGACAGGAAAGAGCCTATACCTTTGACCTCTCCACTCTTACCATGCCGCAGAATGCAGGTGTGAAGACCTACGTGGTGGCATCTCCAAGTAATGCTGATTTGTTTGCTGTAAATCCAACTGTTGACGGCAGTATGCTTAAATTCACCTCCAAGAGTGTGAGTACTGCGGGCGGTACAGCCACAGTGGCTGTGACCATTAAAAGTGATAATTATCGAGATGTTGCCGTTACTTTGACCTTTGAAATCGTCGATAAAGTGCCTGTAAGTATCAGCGGTATTGCCGCAGCAAGCAAGACTTATAACGGCACACCGGCGGTATATACAGGTACACCTATTGCAAAGGATGGTGAACATAAAGTCACTGTTTCCGGTTATAACTATACATGGAGCAAGGCAGACGGCACACCGCTTTTAGAAGCACCTAAATCAGTGGGTAACTATAAGCTTTCGGTATCCGTCAAGGCAGATGATCCTAACTATATCGGCAGTATTAATGTGCCGTTTGAAATCGTCAAGGCTAACCTTATTATTAAAGCCGATGACAAGCATATATTGATTGGCGGAGCAAAGCCTGACTACACTGCAACGGTTACAGGACTGGTAAACGGCGAAACAATCAGTGGCATTAGCTTTACGGACAATGCTCCTAATACCAATACCAAGGGCAGCTTTACCATTACTCCTTCAAACGGCACAATCACCGGCGGCGGTAACGGCAACTACAATATCACCTACGAAACAGGCACGCTGACGATAGGTATTGATGTGTCCGTCATTGATTCGGCAATCGCAGCGGCAAATACCGCAAAGAGCGGTGTTTCAGTGGACGATAGAGCGGCAAACCAAGTATCCAGTGGCACAAGATTTGTTACCACGGCAGAAATGAACGCACTGACCGCTGCAATTCAAACGGCAACAGAGGCAAAAGTCATGGTAAACACAGCAGGAGAAGCACAGGCGGCAGCAAAGACACTGGAGGATGCAGTGGTAAGCTTCAAAGCAGCAATCAAAACAGGAAGCTATACCGCACCAAGCAGCGGCGGTGGTTCTTCTGGCGGCAGCACATCCTCAGGAGGAGGTACGACTACAACTCCTGCTCCTGTCGCAACACCGGAAAAGATGCCAAATCAGCCGGTAACAGCAACGGCTCCTGTCACGGCAACAGCAGGGACGAACGGTGCGGCAAGTGCATCTATCCCGGATAAAGCAGTAACCGATGCGATTTCCAAAGCACAGGCGGATGCAACTAGCCAAGGCAAAACTGCAAATGGAATTTCAGTGGAACTGAACGTTACTATGCCAAAGGGCACAGCTTCCTTGACAGCAACCCTTACCCGCAGCTCTTTGGATAGCCTTGTAAGCGCCGGAGTCAGCAGCCTTGAAATAGGCTGCTCCCTTGTACAGGTTAGCTTTGATAAAAAGGCGCTGGCTGAAATCCAGAAGCAGAGCAGTGGTAATATCAGTATTGCCATTGCACCAAAAACAAACCTTTCCGATGCGGCGAAAAAGATAATCGGCACAAGACCGGTCTATGACATTACGGTAGGCTATGGAAGCGGAAAAACAGTATCCAGCTTTGGCGGTGGAATTGCAACAGTATCTATTCCATATACGCTGGGCAAGAATGAGGCAGTCGGTGGTCTATATGCAGTTTATGTCGATGCAAAGGGCAACGCAAACCGCATTGCAGGCTCTGCCTATGATGCAAACAGCGGCTGTGTTATCTTCACAACCACGCACTTTTCGCAGTACGGCATTGGCTACACTGCACCGACAGCAAAGTTTACAGATACCAGTACCCATTGGGCAAAGGAATCCATTGACTATGTGGTGGGCAGAGGGCTGATGTCCGGAAGTTCGGAAACAGCATTTACACCAAATTCCGCTATGACGCGGGGAATGCTGGTAACAGCTCTTGGCAGACTAGCAGGAGTGGATACAAAAGCCTATACAAAGAACAGCTTCACAGATGTAAAAGCAGACAGTGCATATCGTCCGTATATTGAGTGGGCGTACAGCAAGGGCATCATTCAGGGCATCGGAAACAGCCAGTTTGCTCCGGACAGGGCGATTACCCGTGAGGAAATTGCGGTAATCTTTGCAAACTATGCAAAGGCAACCGGCTATACGCTGCCAATCACCCGTGAAGCAAGCATCTACGCTGATGCTTCCGGTATTGGAAGTGCGTACAAAGACGCTGTAAAAGCCATGCAGCAGGCAGGAATTATGATGGGAGGCAGTGACAATAAGTTCAATCCAAAGGGAAATGCCACCCGCGCCGAGGTTTCCTCCATGTTAGGCCGTTATATCAAGCTTACCATCAATCCTGCCACAGCGCAGGGATGGGCGCAAAACGATGCCGGACAGTACCTGTACTACAAGGATGGCAAAGCTCTAACCGGTACACAGACCATCGACGGTGTGAAGTATTTCTTCAGCACCGATGGTACGCTGAAAACCGGCTGGGTCAAGGACGGCGATAACTGGCGTTTTTATTCCGGTAAGACCATGTTAGTCGGCTTTTGGGATCTTGGTGCAAACGGAAACAATAAGACCTATTACTTTACCAAGGACGGTCTGATGGTATCCGGTAAGTGGCTTGAGATTGACGGTAAATGCTATTACTTTTACACTGATGGTTCTCTTGCCAGAAGCACCAAAATCGACGGCTATGAAGTCGATGAAAAAGGCGTAAGAAAAGCAAAGTAA